The Choristoneura fumiferana chromosome 11, NRCan_CFum_1, whole genome shotgun sequence genome includes a region encoding these proteins:
- the LOC141432918 gene encoding senecionine N-oxygenase-like, with amino-acid sequence MNKDIEQIVENCMICLKYKPANASEKLIVSDTPSCPWEKVGADLLQFKDKKYLVIIDYYSKYIELALLNTGTSAKHVIIHCKSVFARHGIPLKLMTDNGPPFDSKEFSKFCQEWDIEHITSSPHFPKSNGQSESAVKIVKKILEKAFEENKDPYLALLHYRCNEKEYMKSPAELLMSRKLRSNLPISKELLKPKIVTGEKVESMMNKHKQSYKKYYDKHAKDLPKLKENDSIMYKKMPDKKWEPGEIIHVQKYKDPEKYRNRRVLLIGAGPSGLDLAIHLTNVTSRLVHSHHLHYRQPKFGLNYVKKPDVEMFLKNGVVFKDGCFEEVDDVILCTGYEFNLSFLDKSCELNATTRHVVPVYQHMVNIRKPSMMILGLATPSITRILDAQAEYAVALIAGKFQLPSQADMMQSWLKHVTALYAEGRKIDDANLLFNDMDQYFANIAKEAGITRVAPVLTIIRDYDANYRLEDLLNYRDFNYEVLDQYNYKRWYEPSNRSCDINI; translated from the exons ATGAATAAAGACATAGAACAAATAGTTGAAAATTGCATGATATGCTTAAAATATAAACCTGCTAATGCCAGTGAGAAATTAATAGTTTCTGACACTCCGTCATGTCCCTGGGAGAAAGTAGGAGCTGATTTGCTTCAgttcaaagacaaaaaatatctgGTCATTATAgattattattcaaaatacaTTGAATTGGCGCTATTAAACACTGGCACATCAGCAAAACATGTGATTATCCATTGCAAATCAGTTTTTGCTCGTCATGGTATTCCGTTAAAACTTATGACAGACAATGGACCTCCATTTGATTCCAAAGAATTTAGTAAATTTTGTCAAGAATGGGATATAGAGCATATAACCTCGAGTCCTCATTTTCCAAAGTCAAATGGTCAGTCAGAATCAGCGGTTAAGATAGTAAAAAAGATACTGGAAAAAGCatttgaagaaaataaagatcCTTATTTAGCTCTTTTACATTATAGATGTAATGAAAAAGAATATATGAAGTCACCAGCTGAGTTACTTATGTCTAGAAAATTGAGATCAAATTTGCCTATATCTAAAGAACTACTAAAGCCAAAAATAGTTACAGGGGAAAAGGTAGAGAGCATGATGAATAAACacaaacaaagttataaaaaatactatgacAAACATGCAAAAGATTTgccaaaattaaaagaaaatgacTCTATAATGTACAAGAAAATGCCAGATAAAAAATGGGAGCCAG GTGAAATAATCCACGTCCAGAAATACAAGGACCCAGAAAAGTACCGGAACCGCAGAGTCCTGTTAATTGGAGCTGGACCTTCAGGGCTCGATCTAGCCATCCACTTGACTAATGTGACGTCACGACTGGTGCATAGCCATCACTTACACTATAGACAACCAAAATTTGGACTGAACTATGTGAAGAAACCGGATGTGGAGATGTTCTTAAAGAATGGGGTTGTGTTTAAAGATGGTTGTTTTGAGGAGGTGGACGATGTTATATTATGCACAG GTTACGAATTTAATCTAAGCTTCTTGGACAAGAGCTGTGAGTTGAATGCGACGACTAGACACGTAGTGCCGGTTTATCAGCACATGGTTAATATCCGGAAGCCTTCGATGATGATTTTGGGGCTGGCTACACCAAGCATCACCAGGATTTTGGATGCCCAG GCGGAGTATGCAGTAGCGTTGATCGCTGGCAAATTCCAGCTGCCCTCGCAAGCTGACATGATGCAGTCCTGGCTAAAGCACGTGACTGCACTGTATGCTGAGGGTCGGAAGATTGACGATGCCAACTTATTGTTTAATGATATG GaccaatatttcgcaaatattGCCAAAGAAGCTGGAATAACACGCGTGGCTCCCGTGCTGACGATAATCAGAGACTACGATGCGAATTATCGTTTAGAAGACTTGTTGAATTACCGTGACTTCAACTATGAAGTGCTTGATCAGTACAACTACAAGAGGTGGTACGAGCCTAGTAACAGAAGCTgtgatattaatatttaa
- the LOC141432709 gene encoding uncharacterized protein, giving the protein MDAQMQIIKPLDWDSPDVVQSWIKWKQLFKNFMIAMQYDKEKEEERKIAILLHFMGEQCLDVYNSFEAKNTKTYDLTLEAFDNYFIPKKNLTVERHKFFTQAQAEDSLDVFLTKLKKLASRCEFGTLKDSLIRDIFICNMDKRHSNIRQKLLSENDIDLDKMVTIYKSMELSSVNNYYLEKEQVQQVMAVRSSQIQQARNMKNTFDHTRALNINMPRNQSRFPQRQSTCMRCGQIHNYRCPAYGVQCNKCSKIGHFSKLCRTPINNIETDEYHNARGPGLFTAQVSSDS; this is encoded by the exons ATGGATGCTCAAATGCAAATAATCAAGCCTTTAGATTGGGATAGCCCTGATGTGGTACAGTCCTGGATCAAATGGAAACAGTTGTTCAAAAATTTCATGATTGCTATGCAATATgataaagaaaaagaagaagagagaaagatCGCAATTCTTTTACATTTTATGGGTGAACAATGCCTGGATGTATACAACTCATTTGAAGCGAAAAACACGAAAACCTATGATTTGACACTTGAAgcatttgataattattttattccaaaGAAAAACTTAACGGTGGAGCGACACAAATTCTTCACACAAGCACAAGCTGAGGATTCCTTAGATGTTTTTCTCaccaaattaaaaaagttgGCGTCAAGATGCGAGTTTGGCACCCTGAAAGATTCATTGATAAGAGACATATTTATATGCAACATGGACAAACGCCACTCTAATATAAGGCAAAAACTTTTATCTGAGAATGACATAGATCTGGACAAAATGGTAACTATTTACAAATCTATGGAATTGTCCTCCGTAAATAATTACTACCTAGAAAAGGAGCAAGTACAACAGGTAATGGCAGTAAGATCAAGTCAAATACAGCAAGcaagaaatatgaaaaacacCTTTGATCATACAAGAGCTTTGAACATCAATATGCCAAGAAATCAATCAAGATTCCCACAGAGACAGTCAACTTGCATGCGTTGTGGGCAGATACACAACTACAGATGTCCGGCTTATGGAGTCCAATGCAATAAGTGTTCTAAAATAGGTCACTTTTCCAAACTATGCAGGACACCAATAAATAACATTGAAACAGATGAGTACCATAACGCAAGAG gGCCTGGGTTGTTTACCGCACAAGTGTCATCTGACAGTTAA
- the LOC141432919 gene encoding senecionine N-oxygenase-like produces MFLKNGVVFKDGCFEEVDDVILCTGYEFNLSFLDESCELNATTRHVVPVYQHMVNIRKPSMMILGLATPSITRILDAQAEYAVALIAGKFQLPSQADMMQSWLKHVTALYAEGRKIDDANLLFDDMDQYFANIAKEAGITRVAPVLTIIRDYDANYRLEDLLNYRDFNYEVLDQYNYKRWYEPSNRSCDINI; encoded by the exons ATGTTCTTAAAGAATGGGGTTGTGTTTAAAGATGGTTGTTTTGAGGAGGTGGACGATGTTATATTATGCACAG GTTACGAATTTAATCTAAGCTTCTTGGACGAGAGCTGTGAGTTGAATGCGACGACTAGACACGTAGTGCCGGTTTATCAGCACATGGTTAATATCCGGAAGCCTTCGATGATGATTTTGGGGCTGGCTACACCAAGCATCACCAGGATTTTGGATGCCCAG GCGGAGTATGCAGTAGCGTTGATCGCTGGCAAATTCCAGCTGCCCTCGCAAGCTGACATGATGCAGTCCTGGCTAAAGCACGTGACTGCACTGTATGCTGAGGGTCGGAAGATTGACGATGCTAACTTATTGTTTGATGATATG GaccaatatttcgcaaatattGCCAAAGAAGCTGGAATAACACGCGTGGCTCCCGTGCTGACGATAATCAGAGACTACGATGCGAATTATCGTTTAGAAGACTTGTTGAATTACCGTGACTTCAACTATGAAGTGCTTGATCAGTACAACTACAAGAGGTGGTACGAACCTAGCAACAGAAGCTgtgatattaatatttaa